In a single window of the Vicia villosa cultivar HV-30 ecotype Madison, WI unplaced genomic scaffold, Vvil1.0 ctg.000032F_1_1_2_unsc, whole genome shotgun sequence genome:
- the LOC131622524 gene encoding serine carboxypeptidase-like 42, with protein MRMGKCWFAGVLIVLGYVCLLGNIFRVEGYPIEDLVERLPGQPKVKFSQYAGYVDIDVKHGRSLFYYFVEADHHPHKKPLTLWLNGGPGCSSIGGGAFTELGPFYPKGDGRGLRRNSKSWNKVSNLLFVESPAGVGWSYSNTTSDYIKDDASTANDMVLFLLKWYEKFPSYKSRKLFLTGESYAGHYIPQLANAILDYNIHHPTGFKFNIKGLAIGNPLLKWNKDRRTTYEFFWSHGMISDELGVAIMDDCDFDDYYYGDHQNLSESCNNALTDANKIVGKYINVYDVILDVCYPAIAEQEMRLKKMLHNISLGVDVCIESETKFYLNLPEVQKALHANRTNLSYPWSDCSNLLNYSKTDPDINMLPILKRIIQNRIPVWIFSGDQDSVIPLIGSRTLVRELAHDLKFKITDPYRVWFHKGQVGGWVTEYGKLLTFATVRGAGHMVPYAQPSRALDLFKSFLHGMRLPNTTRPSISDEELDFY; from the exons ATGAGAATGGGAAAGTGTTGGTTTGCTGGTGTGTTGATTGTTTTGGGTTATGTATGCTTGTTGGGTAATATTTTTAGGGTAGAAGGGTACCCTATTGAAGATTTGGTTGAGAGGTTACCAGGGCAACCCAAGGTTAAATTTAGTCAATATGCTGGCTATGTTGATATTGATGTAAAGCATGGGAGGAGTCTCTTCTACTATTTTGTTGAGGCTGATCATCATCCTCACAAAAAACCTCTCACCCTTTGGCTCAATGGAG GTCCGGGATGTTCTTCCATTGGAGGAGGTGCTTTTACTGAATTAGGACCGTTTTATCCTAAGGGTGATGGACGTGGTTTACGTAGGAATTCAAAGTCTTGGAATAAAG TTTCAAATCTTCTGTTTGTGGAGTCTCCTGCTGGAGTTGGTTGGTCATACTCAAATACAACATCTGATTATATCAAAGATGATGCCTCCACAG CAAATGATATGGTTTTATTCTTGCTGAAATGGTACGAGAAATTCCCTTCTTACAAATCAAGAAAGTTGTTTTTGACCGGAGAAAGCTATGCAGGACATTACATACCACAGTTAGCTAATGCTATTCTTGATTATAATATTCATCACCCGACTGGTTTCAAATTCAATATAAAAGGACTCGCG ATTGGAAACCCGCTTTTGAAATGGAATAAAGATAGACGTACAACATATGAATTTTTCTGGTCACACGGAATGATTTCAGATGAACTTGGAGTTGCAATCATGGATGATTGCGATTTTGATGATTATTATTATGGAGATCATCAAAATTTATCCGAATCATGCAACAATGCCTTAACCGATGCTAATAAAATCGTGGGCAAGTATATAAACGtatatgatgtgattcttgatgttTGTTATCCAGCCATAGCTGAACAAGAAATGAGATTGAAAAAGATG TTACATAATATAAGTTTAGGCGTAGATGTCTGTATTGAATCCGAAACCAAGTTTTACCTTAACCTTCCAGAGGTTCAGAAGGCTCTTCATGCTAATCGTACCAATTTGTCGTATCCATGGTCCGATTGTAGTAA TCTTTTAAATTATAGTAAAACAGATCCTGATATCAATATGCTTCCAATTCTCAAACGGATAATTCAAAACCGTATTCCAGTATGGATTTTCAG TGGAGACCAAGATTCAGTTATACCATTAATCGGATCTCGAACACTCGTTCGTGAATTAGCTCATGACCTAAAATTCAAGATTACTGATCCATATAGAGTTTGGTTTCACAAAGGACAG GTTGGAGGTTGGGTAACTGAGTATGGAAAATTGTTAACTTTTGCTACTGTAAGAGGAGCTGGTCATATGGTACCATATGCACAACCATCTAGAGCATTGGATCTATTCAAATCTTTTTTGCATGGCATGAGATTGCCAAACACTACTCGACCTTCAATTAGTGATGAAGAACTTGATTTTTATTAA
- the LOC131622527 gene encoding uncharacterized protein LOC131622527 isoform X1, with translation MDLIKASSLLQPWRIPLSPLITITRTRNFSSPSSSSIQFSTFTYTPIKPLVIPHGKKKNSNSEPVIESTIIQEVPSDEEVEEDDEFEYDTEIDEDMDDVSDSDEDEDEYFDEEEDSVLPYAGDGGAGGGISLAGTWWDKKALAVAKEVTMSFDGDLQIYAFKTLANSTVQVRIEKLSNKSGSPTMEDIEAFSTTYRAKLDEAELAKFIPENLSLEVSSPGVERIVRIPDDLDRFKERPMYVKYITEDDSDNPSAEGDGVFKLESFDMETKYCTWSLANVRVNREKAGKGKPLNKKQREWRLSTPFSSLLFVRLHSDI, from the exons ATGGATTTGATTAAAGCTTCAAGCCTGTTGCAACCATGGCGAATTCCTCTGTCACCACTTATCACCATTACTAGGACTAGGAATTTCAGttccccttcttcttcttcaatccaATTTTCAACCTTTACATATACTCCAATAAAGCCCCTTGTTATTCCTCACGGAAAGAAGAAAAACTCTAATTCAGAGCCTGTTATAGAATCCACCATTATACAAGAAGTACCATCAGacgaagaagtagaagaagatgatgaattcgaATACG ACACAGAAATTGATGAGGACATGGATGATGTTAGTGACAGTGACGAAGACGAAGATGAGTACTTTGACGAGGAAGAGGATAGTGTACTACCCTAT GCTGGTGATGGTGGTGCTGGCGGTGGAATTTCCCTTGCCGGAACATGGTGGGATAAAAAAGCATTAGCAGTTGCTAAAGAGGTTACTATGTCTTTTGATGGTGACTTGCAAATCTATGCTTTCAAAACTTTAGCCAATTCCACAGTTCAAGTGCGTATTGAAAAGCTTTCCAACAA ATCCGGCTCCCCCACCATGGAAGATATTGAAGCATTTTCTACAACTTACAGAGCAAAATTGGATGAAGCAGAACTTGCCAAATTCATTCCTGAGAATTTAAGTTTGGAG GTGTCTTCACCAGGTGTTGAAAGAATAGTTCGGATTCCAGATGACCTAGACCGATTCAAGGAGAGACCTATGTATGTGAAATATATCACTGAAGATGACTCAGATAATCCATCTGCTGAAGGCGACGGTGTCTTCAAGCTTGAATCCTTTGATATGGAAACAAAATATTGCACTTGGAGTTTAGCCAACGTGAGAGTCAACAGAGAGAAAGCAGGGAAAGGAAAACCACTGAATAAAAAACAAAGAGAATGGCGTTTAAGTACTCCCTTTAGTTCATTACTTTTCGTACGGTTGCATTCAGACATTTAA
- the LOC131622527 gene encoding uncharacterized protein LOC131622527 isoform X2, translated as MDLIKASSLLQPWRIPLSPLITITRTRNFSSPSSSSIQFSTFTYTPIKPLVIPHGKKKNSNSEPVIESTIIQEVPSDEEVEEDDEFEYEIDEDMDDVSDSDEDEDEYFDEEEDSVLPYAGDGGAGGGISLAGTWWDKKALAVAKEVTMSFDGDLQIYAFKTLANSTVQVRIEKLSNKSGSPTMEDIEAFSTTYRAKLDEAELAKFIPENLSLEVSSPGVERIVRIPDDLDRFKERPMYVKYITEDDSDNPSAEGDGVFKLESFDMETKYCTWSLANVRVNREKAGKGKPLNKKQREWRLSTPFSSLLFVRLHSDI; from the exons ATGGATTTGATTAAAGCTTCAAGCCTGTTGCAACCATGGCGAATTCCTCTGTCACCACTTATCACCATTACTAGGACTAGGAATTTCAGttccccttcttcttcttcaatccaATTTTCAACCTTTACATATACTCCAATAAAGCCCCTTGTTATTCCTCACGGAAAGAAGAAAAACTCTAATTCAGAGCCTGTTATAGAATCCACCATTATACAAGAAGTACCATCAGacgaagaagtagaagaagatgatgaattcgaATACG AAATTGATGAGGACATGGATGATGTTAGTGACAGTGACGAAGACGAAGATGAGTACTTTGACGAGGAAGAGGATAGTGTACTACCCTAT GCTGGTGATGGTGGTGCTGGCGGTGGAATTTCCCTTGCCGGAACATGGTGGGATAAAAAAGCATTAGCAGTTGCTAAAGAGGTTACTATGTCTTTTGATGGTGACTTGCAAATCTATGCTTTCAAAACTTTAGCCAATTCCACAGTTCAAGTGCGTATTGAAAAGCTTTCCAACAA ATCCGGCTCCCCCACCATGGAAGATATTGAAGCATTTTCTACAACTTACAGAGCAAAATTGGATGAAGCAGAACTTGCCAAATTCATTCCTGAGAATTTAAGTTTGGAG GTGTCTTCACCAGGTGTTGAAAGAATAGTTCGGATTCCAGATGACCTAGACCGATTCAAGGAGAGACCTATGTATGTGAAATATATCACTGAAGATGACTCAGATAATCCATCTGCTGAAGGCGACGGTGTCTTCAAGCTTGAATCCTTTGATATGGAAACAAAATATTGCACTTGGAGTTTAGCCAACGTGAGAGTCAACAGAGAGAAAGCAGGGAAAGGAAAACCACTGAATAAAAAACAAAGAGAATGGCGTTTAAGTACTCCCTTTAGTTCATTACTTTTCGTACGGTTGCATTCAGACATTTAA